The Amycolatopsis japonica nucleotide sequence CAGGCCGATCCCGGCCCACAGGTTGGGGTACACCTCCAGACCGCGGACGCCGCCGTCGGTCTTCCCGCCGTGCAGCGCGGCCATTCGTCGCTGGCCGACGGATTCGCTGGCGGACAACTGCTTCTGGGTGTGGGCGATCCGCTCCGGGTCGATCGCGTCCAGCAGTTTTCCCGCCTCCGCCCAGGCTTCCGCCGACGTGTCACGGGAAAGCGTGTGCAGCCGGATGCCGAAGCGGATCTTGCGGCCCTGCTCCTCGGCGAGTTCGCGGACCTTGGCGATCTTCTCGGCGACCTGCGCGGGCGGCTCGCCCCAGGTCAGGTAGACGTCGGCGTGGCTCGCCGCGACCGGCAGCGCCGCCGCGGACGACCCGCCGAAGTAGATCGGCGGGACCGGATCCGGCGCCGCGCGTGTGGTCGCACCCTCGACCTTGAGATGCTCGCCGTCGAAATCGAACGGCTTGCCACTCCACACTCCGCGCACGATCTCGAGGAACTCGCCGGTCCGGGCGTAGCGCCCGTCGTGGTCGTGCCAGTCGCCGAACCGGCGCTGCTCGACCGCGTCGCCGCCGGTGACGACGTTGAGCAGCACGCGCCCCTGGGAGATCCGCTGGAACGTCCCGGCCATCTGCGCGGCCAGTGTCGGCGAGATCGTCCCTGGCCGGAACGCGACGAGGAACTTGAGGCTGCGCGTCTCGCGGATCAGCGCGGCCGTCATCAGCCAGGCGTCCTCGCACCAGGTGCCGGTCGGCGTCAGCACGCCTTCGAAACCGTTGGCCTCGGCGGCGCGGGCGACCTGCGCGAGACAGTCCAGGCTCGGCTCACGCGCGGAGGACGCTCCGGCGGCGCGGCTGGCGTGGAAGTGCTCGACGATCGTCCGGCCGTCTCCGGTGGTGGGCAGGAACCAATGCAGCTTGAGCGTCACGGTTCCGAGCTTCGGCTTCCGGGGCGGGCCGGGTCAATCGGCGGGCTCCGCGTCCCGCGATCTGGACGCATTTAGTCCTCTGAATGCGCCTCAGCCGCCGAACATCAGCCGCCATTCGTCCAGCGACTTCGGCTGGAAGACGAAGTTCGTGTCCTTCACCCGGGACAGGTTCGCCGACGGCTCGGCGGAGTACTGGTGCCCCGGATAGACGACCGGATCGCCGTCCAGCCCGGCCAGCCACTGCAGGCTCCGGTAGATGGCTTCCGCGTCACCGCCCGGGAAATCGGTCCGGCCACAGCCTTCGAGGAACAACGTGTCCCCCGAGACGAGCTTCCCGTCGACCAGGAAGCACTGGCTGCCCGGGGTGTGGCCCGGCGTGTGCAGCAGCCGGATCGGCACCGCGCCGACCTCCACGACCTCGTCGTGCTCGTGCGAACGCAGGTCCGTGCCGGAGACGCCGGTGATGCGGCGGACCCACTCGGCTTCCGCGCCGTTGACGTGGATCGGCACCTGGACGCGCTCCAGCAGTTCCGCGATCCCCGGCAGCGAGAACCCCATCATCTCGCCGCCGACGTGGTCGGGGTGGTGATGCGTGGCGAGGACACCGGTCAGCCGCATGCCGTCGGCTTCCAGCAGGTCCAGCAGATCCCCGACGGCGTAAGCAGGGTCGACGATGACGGCCTCGTTCGTCTCCCGGTCGCCGATCAGATAGGCGAAGTTGACCATCTGCGTCGCGACGGGATCCCCCACCGCGAAGTCGCGGCCCGCGAGCAACTGCCGGAAGTACAGCCTGTCAGCCATGGCGCACACCTTACGGTGCTATTCGCCGGTGGTTCCGTCGGCCAGCTCCCGCAAGACGTCCAGATGCCCGACGTGGCGCGCGGTCTCCTGGAGGACGTGGGCGAGCACCCAGCGCACGGTGAACTTCCCCGACCTGCGCGCCCGGTCGTCCGGCGAGACACCCGCCAGCGACGACTCCGACAACGCCCACTCGGCGCGGTACGCCTCGACGACCGAGCGGGGATCGTCGTCCTCGGACAGATCCCAGCTCGGGTCCGGTGAGCCTTCCCACAGCGAAGGCAGGTCGGCACCGCCCGCCTCGATCGAAAGCCACCAGCGTTCCACCGCGGTCAGATGTTTGAGCAGCCCCAGCGCGCTCATCCGCGGCGACGACGGCAAGGGGGTCGCGGCCGCCTGGTCCCTGGTCAGCCCGGCGACCTTGTTGACCGCCGTCGCGCGGTGGAAACGCAGGAAGTCCCACTGGATCCCGGTTTCGTCCTCCGCGATCCCGTCCGGCCAGGCCCGCTCCACCGGCTCGGCGGGTCTCGAACTCGTGTTCGACATACGGGCACTGTACACATACGGCGAAGTCGCGTGATCAGACGGCGAACTCGCGTGATTGAGCGGCGATCTCGCGTGATTGAAGGCGGAACTCGATGATCCGCCTTCAATCACGTGAATTACGCGCCTGATCACGCGAGATCGCCACAGGGCTAGGCTCGTTTCATGTGGTGGGGATTGATTTGCGCGTTCTTCGCGGCCTGTGCCTACGGCGTCGCTTCGGTGATGCAGGCGATCGCCGCGAAGGCGACTTCGGGCGCCGAAGACCGAGTCGATCCCCGGTTGCTCGTGCGGGTGCTGCGGCAGTGGAAGTTCGTCGCGGGCCTGGCGCTGGACGTCATCGGGTTCGTCGCCCAGGTCGCCGCACTGCGCGTGCTGCCGCTCTTCGTGGTCCAGGCGGCGCTCGCCGGCAGTCTCGCGGTGACCGCGGTCGCCGCACGCACACTCGGCGTCCGGCTGGGCCGTCGCGAGTGGACGGCGGTCGCGGTCGTCTGCGCCGGGCTCGCGTTGCTCGGGATGTCGGCGGAGAGCGAGGGTTCGGAGCCGACCAGCCTGGGTTTCCGGCTCGTGCTGATCGGCGCGGTGGTCGTCCTCGGCACGGCCGGGATGTTCGCCGGCCGCGCGGCACGGCGCATCCGGACACCGGCGCTGGGCCTGATCGCCGGTCTGTGCTTCGGCGTCGTCGCGCTTTCCGGCCGCGCGCTCACCAGCCTCGCCCCGCTGGATCTGCTGACCGACCCGGCCACGTACACGCTGGGTGTGGCCGGCGCGCTGGCGATGTTGTTCTACGCCACCGCGTTGCAACGCGGCAGTGTCACCACCTCGACCGCGATGATGGTGATCGGCGAGACCGTCTTCCCGTCCCTGATCGGCGTGCTCGTCCTGGGCGACACCACGCGACCGGGTTTCGCGGCCGTGGCGGTCGTCGGCTTCGCGCTCGCGGTCTCCGCGGCGCTCGCGCTGGCCCGCTTCGGCGAGCCCGCGCCGATCGAGCCGGTCAGCGCGCAGCCCGGCTGACCCCGCGCCGGGAAACCAGCAGCCAGGCCAGGTACAGCCCGCCGATCGCCCCGGTCACCAGTCCGACGGGCAGTCCGGCCAAGAACTGCTGGGTGACCAGATCACTCGTCACCAGCAGCAGCATGCCCATCAGCGCTGCGGCGGCGAGCCCCGGACCCGAAGACCTGGTGAGCCGCTTCGCCAGCTGAGGCGCGGCGAGGGCCAGGAACGCGATCGGCCCGGCGGCCGCCGTCGCGATCGAACACAGTCCGACACTGACGCCGAGCAGCACGATCCGGCTCCGCTGGACCGGCACGCCGAGCCCCATGGCCGAATCGTCGCCCATCTCCAGCAGTGAAAGCCTTCTGCCGTAGACGAACCCGGGCGGCAGCAGGACGGCGATGGCGATCGCGACCGGGACGACGTGCTCCCAGCCGCGTCCGTTGAGCCCGCCGACCAGCCAGGCCTGCGCCGCGAGCCCGTCCTGCCAGGCGGCCCTGGTGATCAGGTAGGAGTTGAACGCGATGAGCATCGCGTTCACGCCGATGCCGACGAGGATCAGCCGGAAGGTGTGCACGCCGCCCTTCAGCGCGAGCAACGCGATCAACGCCGCCGTCGCGACGCCGCCGACCAGCGCGCCCAGCGAAACCTGGAGCATGCCGCCGTGCACCACGATGATCGTCAGCAGCGCCCCGGCCGCCGCGCCTTCGGTGAAGCCGATGAAATCGGGGCTGCCCAAGGGATTCCCGGACAGGCTCTGCAGGATCGCGCCGCTGACCGCGAGCGCGCCGCCGACCAGCAGCGCGGTCAGCAGCCGGGGCAGCCGCAGGGTGGTCACGATGAACTCGGTGGCCCGGTCTCCGAAACCGAACAGCGTCTGGATGACCTCGCCGACGGACAGCGGGTAGTCGCCGGTGGTCATGCTGACCGCGCCGACGAAGAACACGGCGACGGCCAGCAGCGTGACGACGATCGCCGCCCTCGGGGTGACGCGCAGGGAAAGCCCGCCGCCCGGGCTGCGCAGGACGCGGGTGCTCATCCGTGGGTGCTCCTTGATCGCGGTCCCCTTGCCTGGTGTCACAGCCGGGCCAGCTTCCTGCGGCGGCACAGCGCGATGAACACCGGCGCCCCGAGGAACGCGACGACGATCCCCGCCTGCAGTTCCTCCGGCGGGTTCAGCACGCGGCCGACGACGTCGGCGCCGATCAGCGCGATCGGCGCGAGCAGCATCGAGTACGGCAGGACCCAGCGCTGATCCGGGCCGACCAGCATGCGCGCGGCGTGCGGCACGGCGAGTCCGAGGAACAGGACAGGGCCGATCGCCGCGGTCCCCGCGCCGCAGAGCAGCATCACCACGATCGCGCCCAGCACCCGGGTGCGGCCGACGTGGGCGCCGAGCGCCTTGCCGGTCTGGTCGCCGAGCGCGAGGACGTTGAGCGGGCGGGCGAGCAGCAGCGCGATGATCACGCCGAGGACGACGAACGGCGAGATCTGCAGGAACACGTCCCATTTGCGGCCGCTGAGCGAGCCGACGTTCCAGAACCGGAACTGGTTGAACGTCTCCGGCATCAGCAGCAGCACGCCGACGATGTACGCCTGGAGCACCGCCATCACGGCCGAACCGGCGAGCACCAGCCGGTCCGGCGTGGCGCTGCGGCCCGCCGAGCCGAGGACGTACACCACGACCGAAGCGATCGCGGCTCCGGCGAAGGCGAACCAGATGTAGCCGAGCACGCTGGTGACACCGGCGAACGCGATCCCCGACACGACGGCGGCCGCGGCACCGGTGTTGACGCCGAGCAGGCCGGGGTCGGCGAGCGGGTTC carries:
- a CDS encoding DinB family protein, translated to MSNTSSRPAEPVERAWPDGIAEDETGIQWDFLRFHRATAVNKVAGLTRDQAAATPLPSSPRMSALGLLKHLTAVERWWLSIEAGGADLPSLWEGSPDPSWDLSEDDDPRSVVEAYRAEWALSESSLAGVSPDDRARRSGKFTVRWVLAHVLQETARHVGHLDVLRELADGTTGE
- a CDS encoding FecCD family ABC transporter permease is translated as MSTRVLRSPGGGLSLRVTPRAAIVVTLLAVAVFFVGAVSMTTGDYPLSVGEVIQTLFGFGDRATEFIVTTLRLPRLLTALLVGGALAVSGAILQSLSGNPLGSPDFIGFTEGAAAGALLTIIVVHGGMLQVSLGALVGGVATAALIALLALKGGVHTFRLILVGIGVNAMLIAFNSYLITRAAWQDGLAAQAWLVGGLNGRGWEHVVPVAIAIAVLLPPGFVYGRRLSLLEMGDDSAMGLGVPVQRSRIVLLGVSVGLCSIATAAAGPIAFLALAAPQLAKRLTRSSGPGLAAAALMGMLLLVTSDLVTQQFLAGLPVGLVTGAIGGLYLAWLLVSRRGVSRAAR
- a CDS encoding LLM class flavin-dependent oxidoreductase, giving the protein MTLKLHWFLPTTGDGRTIVEHFHASRAAGASSAREPSLDCLAQVARAAEANGFEGVLTPTGTWCEDAWLMTAALIRETRSLKFLVAFRPGTISPTLAAQMAGTFQRISQGRVLLNVVTGGDAVEQRRFGDWHDHDGRYARTGEFLEIVRGVWSGKPFDFDGEHLKVEGATTRAAPDPVPPIYFGGSSAAALPVAASHADVYLTWGEPPAQVAEKIAKVRELAEEQGRKIRFGIRLHTLSRDTSAEAWAEAGKLLDAIDPERIAHTQKQLSASESVGQRRMAALHGGKTDGGVRGLEVYPNLWAGIGLVRGGAGTALVGSHREVADLIEEYHAHGIEEFVLSGYPHLEEAYWFGEGVRPELVRRGLVA
- a CDS encoding DMT family transporter, which gives rise to MWWGLICAFFAACAYGVASVMQAIAAKATSGAEDRVDPRLLVRVLRQWKFVAGLALDVIGFVAQVAALRVLPLFVVQAALAGSLAVTAVAARTLGVRLGRREWTAVAVVCAGLALLGMSAESEGSEPTSLGFRLVLIGAVVVLGTAGMFAGRAARRIRTPALGLIAGLCFGVVALSGRALTSLAPLDLLTDPATYTLGVAGALAMLFYATALQRGSVTTSTAMMVIGETVFPSLIGVLVLGDTTRPGFAAVAVVGFALAVSAALALARFGEPAPIEPVSAQPG
- a CDS encoding MBL fold metallo-hydrolase, with the translated sequence MADRLYFRQLLAGRDFAVGDPVATQMVNFAYLIGDRETNEAVIVDPAYAVGDLLDLLEADGMRLTGVLATHHHPDHVGGEMMGFSLPGIAELLERVQVPIHVNGAEAEWVRRITGVSGTDLRSHEHDEVVEVGAVPIRLLHTPGHTPGSQCFLVDGKLVSGDTLFLEGCGRTDFPGGDAEAIYRSLQWLAGLDGDPVVYPGHQYSAEPSANLSRVKDTNFVFQPKSLDEWRLMFGG
- a CDS encoding FecCD family ABC transporter permease is translated as MVVTERPPEAASPPSAAARTFRAGGLVVGLALLALVFLLSIWVGSKSIPFTSTWSVLWHNDGSTDAVIIHDLRIPRTLLGLVVGAALGLAGAVMQALTRNPLADPGLLGVNTGAAAAVVSGIAFAGVTSVLGYIWFAFAGAAIASVVVYVLGSAGRSATPDRLVLAGSAVMAVLQAYIVGVLLLMPETFNQFRFWNVGSLSGRKWDVFLQISPFVVLGVIIALLLARPLNVLALGDQTGKALGAHVGRTRVLGAIVVMLLCGAGTAAIGPVLFLGLAVPHAARMLVGPDQRWVLPYSMLLAPIALIGADVVGRVLNPPEELQAGIVVAFLGAPVFIALCRRRKLARL